From Paenibacillus polymyxa, the proteins below share one genomic window:
- a CDS encoding putative zinc-binding protein produces the protein MKRTDLPLVYSCSGCSSAAQTANMIAIQMDREKVAEMSCIAGVGGDVKPLVRTAKSGRDIIAIDGCPLSCCKSCLARHEVQPKHHFLLSDFDVPKIIGEDPNPDHYRNAYTQILEQIGQ, from the coding sequence ATGAAAAGAACGGATTTACCTCTTGTCTATTCTTGTTCTGGATGTTCCTCCGCAGCACAAACCGCTAACATGATCGCTATACAAATGGATCGAGAAAAAGTCGCTGAAATGTCCTGTATAGCTGGTGTTGGCGGTGATGTCAAACCACTTGTCAGAACAGCAAAATCGGGACGTGACATCATTGCAATTGACGGCTGCCCCTTGTCCTGTTGCAAGAGTTGCTTAGCAAGACATGAAGTTCAACCCAAACACCATTTCCTGCTGTCTGACTTTGATGTACCCAAAATAATAGGAGAAGATCCTAACCCCGATCATTATAGGAATGCTTACACACAAATCTTAGAACAAATTGGACAATAA
- a CDS encoding helix-turn-helix transcriptional regulator → MPKNDNMLAILWMLNSGVKMTAKQISEKLEINIRTVYRYIDALCASGVPIISDTGHHGGYSLLNNFIRAPLLFDMEEKKALLHAAVFAKEAGSPLSEALSSATSKLKMYSNQEQESILSRHLAGFEVINRIGDPSLQPILAELEQAVANQFSVEMDYRTSHEEQPKNRVIDPYGMVYWNNKWYTVAFCHLRNEIRSFRAERILQIKRTPSLFKRPEAFSAREFFMQNLLPDLVGKDGLISLMIEGRSEALDDLCLHWFLGHHLKERTANQAIFLLEEKSLHTYVPHLLLPYGKSIQIIEPQSLKEKLVAVASELMEYYQR, encoded by the coding sequence ATGCCAAAAAACGATAATATGCTGGCCATTCTATGGATGCTGAATTCGGGTGTAAAAATGACGGCAAAACAAATATCCGAAAAGTTAGAAATAAATATAAGGACAGTTTATCGGTATATTGATGCACTATGCGCCAGTGGAGTGCCTATCATATCCGACACGGGTCATCATGGCGGGTATAGCCTGCTGAATAATTTTATTAGAGCACCCTTACTATTTGATATGGAGGAAAAAAAGGCACTCCTTCATGCTGCTGTTTTTGCAAAAGAAGCTGGATCTCCTTTAAGTGAGGCATTAAGCAGTGCGACCTCAAAATTGAAAATGTATTCGAATCAAGAGCAAGAAAGTATACTTAGCCGTCATTTAGCCGGATTTGAAGTGATAAATCGCATAGGAGATCCTTCTCTTCAGCCGATATTGGCAGAATTGGAGCAGGCTGTAGCCAACCAATTCTCTGTCGAAATGGATTATCGCACGAGCCATGAAGAACAACCCAAGAATAGGGTGATAGACCCCTATGGAATGGTTTACTGGAACAACAAATGGTATACTGTTGCATTTTGTCACCTAAGAAATGAGATCCGTAGCTTTCGGGCAGAACGGATTTTACAGATCAAACGCACTCCAAGCCTATTTAAGCGTCCTGAGGCTTTTTCAGCTCGTGAATTTTTCATGCAAAATCTGTTACCTGATTTAGTGGGCAAGGACGGTTTAATTTCTTTAATGATCGAAGGCAGGTCAGAGGCATTGGATGACTTATGTCTACATTGGTTTTTGGGGCATCATCTGAAAGAGCGAACCGCTAACCAAGCCATCTTTTTGCTTGAGGAAAAATCACTTCATACATATGTCCCTCATTTACTCCTACCCTACGGGAAATCCATTCAGATCATCGAACCACAGAGCTTGAAGGAAAAACTTGTTGCGGTTGCGTCGGAGTTAATGGAATATTATCAACGTTAG
- a CDS encoding VOC family protein gives MTESREYVGVSGKYTSKGIPNGFTSITPFITVKNPSEAIEFYKTVFNARVKDITEYPDENGNTIIVHAELDFGNGFLQLGAANPTYQLVLPPDGDNACYSFGIYVMNVDQVIEKAVARGAKVREPVTNFVSGDRFASILDPCGVRWSIMTRIEDLSEEESSRRVAEWAKSFSGE, from the coding sequence ATGACTGAAAGCAGAGAATATGTGGGAGTGTCAGGTAAATATACAAGTAAGGGTATACCCAACGGCTTTACATCTATTACCCCGTTTATAACCGTGAAGAATCCTTCGGAAGCGATAGAGTTTTATAAAACAGTTTTCAATGCAAGGGTTAAGGACATTACTGAATATCCTGATGAGAATGGCAATACAATCATTGTTCATGCGGAATTAGATTTTGGAAATGGTTTTTTGCAGCTGGGAGCAGCGAATCCGACATATCAATTGGTTTTGCCGCCAGATGGAGATAATGCGTGTTATTCTTTCGGAATTTACGTTATGAATGTGGATCAGGTCATTGAAAAGGCGGTAGCAAGAGGAGCGAAAGTAAGGGAACCCGTTACAAACTTTGTTTCAGGGGATCGATTCGCAAGTATATTAGATCCTTGTGGAGTAAGATGGTCTATTATGACCAGGATCGAGGATTTGTCCGAAGAAGAAAGCAGTCGTAGGGTTGCTGAATGGGCCAAAAGCTTTAGTGGAGAATAA
- a CDS encoding alpha/beta hydrolase family protein — protein sequence MRIFEMLLFFSSACLLALLFLTNQRIRRSALLLTSGASSIFLVIHLLVEGYRVQLLFLYGFTILMLMLSLINVFITPKVVRTASRIRRVLGRLFIVIGLIATGCFLYVFPVFNFPAPTGELKVGTQIFHFIDPSREETFGKTETGKRELMVQVWYPTQASTSKYAPFIPDTEILRYMAANYGLPGFTFQHLKYVSSHAYSGAEVSSAQTSYPLILANPGNGSSRFLHTSQAENLASHGYIVAVIDHTYNTFATEFPDGRITTSTTDDLFSPDHDYRTESENRDKLGKVLTGDVAFTLDQFELIQSGQIPSQLKGKIDLGHVGVFGHSIGGATAYDASYDPRIAVGIDFDGGLYRLRDREGLRKPFLFINTESYFEKLKMVMDNRVYTDAELKRMGSTREWEDQVTEDKKLELERMRETVDEGGQVLYIENTEHLNFTDVQFISPIFKMLGITGQIAPERANSVINAYMLDFFDMYLKNQGGILMKGPDSRFPEVKFVTSLL from the coding sequence GTGAGGATTTTTGAAATGCTGCTATTCTTTTCAAGTGCTTGTTTGTTGGCACTCCTGTTCCTTACCAATCAACGTATCCGAAGATCAGCCTTGCTCCTGACAAGCGGAGCAAGCTCCATTTTTTTAGTGATACATTTGCTTGTCGAAGGATACAGGGTTCAGCTTTTATTTTTATACGGATTTACGATCCTGATGCTTATGCTTTCGCTTATAAACGTTTTCATAACGCCGAAAGTCGTTCGGACTGCCTCGCGAATCCGTAGGGTGCTGGGCCGCCTTTTTATCGTGATTGGGCTAATCGCAACAGGGTGCTTCCTCTATGTGTTTCCCGTATTCAACTTTCCGGCGCCAACCGGCGAGTTGAAGGTAGGCACGCAAATCTTTCATTTCATCGATCCAAGCCGGGAGGAGACATTTGGCAAAACTGAGACAGGCAAGAGGGAATTGATGGTTCAGGTCTGGTATCCGACTCAAGCTAGCACCAGCAAGTACGCTCCCTTTATTCCCGATACCGAGATTTTACGTTATATGGCCGCCAACTATGGCCTTCCCGGGTTTACGTTTCAACATCTGAAGTACGTATCCAGTCATGCTTATTCGGGAGCAGAAGTCTCTTCGGCACAGACTTCATACCCGCTGATCCTTGCGAATCCCGGCAACGGCTCGTCCAGGTTCCTCCACACGTCGCAAGCTGAAAATCTCGCGAGTCACGGATATATCGTGGCAGTGATCGACCACACCTACAATACATTTGCAACCGAGTTTCCGGACGGTCGAATCACGACCAGCACAACCGACGACTTATTCTCGCCCGACCATGATTACCGGACGGAAAGCGAAAATCGTGACAAGTTGGGAAAAGTTTTAACCGGTGATGTGGCGTTTACGCTGGACCAATTCGAGCTCATCCAATCGGGACAGATTCCAAGTCAACTAAAAGGGAAGATTGATCTCGGTCATGTCGGGGTGTTCGGCCATTCCATCGGCGGAGCGACGGCCTATGACGCTTCTTACGATCCGCGAATCGCGGTTGGAATAGACTTTGATGGAGGGCTTTATCGACTGCGTGACAGAGAGGGTCTGCGAAAGCCGTTTTTGTTTATCAACACGGAAAGCTATTTCGAAAAATTAAAAATGGTGATGGATAACCGGGTCTACACGGATGCAGAGCTTAAGCGTATGGGATCAACAAGAGAGTGGGAGGATCAAGTAACGGAAGATAAAAAGTTGGAGCTTGAACGGATGCGCGAAACGGTCGACGAAGGGGGACAAGTCCTCTATATCGAAAATACGGAGCATTTGAATTTTACCGACGTACAGTTCATTTCTCCGATTTTTAAAATGCTGGGCATTACAGGACAGATTGCACCCGAAAGAGCGAATTCCGTTATCAATGCCTACATGCTGGATTTCTTTGATATGTATCTGAAAAATCAAGGCGGAATCTTAATGAAAGGACCGGATAGCCGCTTTCCAGAGGTGAAGTTCGTAACCTCGCTATTATAA
- a CDS encoding contractile injection system protein, VgrG/Pvc8 family — MSVLLDGIGYESLRFYGPFQPLHIEQLQITRAINDHAYLHISGLLSEEQGAACIGQNMDQEPIVIRQLNDQGQSLRRLFHGIVTRMSVHCVRGLYTFELEAASHSYQMDIKRKRRSYQDTHRTYDDLVTALVRKYQYGDAIDTVSNHAKLETFVLQYEETDWAFLKRLASRFGSVLVPEVTAASPKVFFGMPEGKQHKIERDVFYRVRKTFHELDAEKPGERAGSYITYMIESLQYYALGDLITLPIGQGKELVVVRAVTTLTDGLLRTCYDLQSEQDIRYARYENDQATGISLTGTVLKVQQDFVQLQLDIDPKQDPAKACWFPIATRYVAEEHSGWYDMPEVGEQVELYLPTHREQDAYVTDSLRQQRHTNGQPNVKVWQHVQGSSVEMSKHDLTLSTSGEFSITLHESSGITIDSPGNVQIQGGHVKLDAGQKLSLEAGTALYLKGGASSMVLDGETDTKAPVIYQEGTVKAPVFVADLPPVPEPPLMNIKAYEAAQSAAAAKASSSSAASAPIAKITTPAAQKQADALLGTVSKLLGSIPVMGKVAGVVAGALGGPAGGMILRATAAIPVRSKGTPTVGGAKGNGIHPLKHLAGLAMQGLISLHEHEKAKQAYYSKWILGKVFTSARHIAHSGGPLELVQNLLKESNAMVHAYQQVPEEVRKRWRADYDSRMAQQQPKQQVEKPKSWWDRYLEYTGSSAMIKSQIAMEQAHTAQYVTTKSADSLTEIGTGIYEANMERIQKRYDSVGAYLDYLSYGIPKGIYQAYMERARNQGNSGSDAINFATFGITETIRGALTPKDPLSAEHWSNIIGLVGIVEGTGSFLKPKPTLKLPVKEPIHAGTKIKTEPPQLPNLKLNKGKEIGGTGDVIKAGSGATFEGKTGRDYSRFAINDPSPPNVKNAEDYFKMTRDGDAVEPHEWGLIFDKNGNPISKLITDYHPGKIDVSKYKVLSKDGVYTHNHPNNGVFSWQDLETARGFDMAEIRATLPNGTTLSIERGPNGWSWDNMDTQITLNKAKQNVLTKPEYAELLRQRDQAALDMAWMKEFAELMGGSFNVYK, encoded by the coding sequence TTGAGCGTATTATTAGATGGGATTGGATATGAAAGCCTACGCTTTTATGGTCCCTTTCAGCCATTACACATCGAACAACTTCAAATAACACGTGCCATTAACGATCATGCCTATTTACATATCAGTGGGTTGCTCTCTGAAGAACAGGGAGCAGCTTGTATTGGTCAAAATATGGATCAAGAGCCGATTGTGATTCGTCAGTTGAATGATCAGGGACAATCGCTAAGAAGGCTGTTCCATGGGATTGTTACACGTATGTCCGTACACTGTGTGCGAGGCCTGTATACGTTTGAACTAGAGGCCGCTTCCCATTCATACCAAATGGATATTAAGCGTAAAAGGCGCTCCTATCAAGATACTCACCGTACCTATGATGATCTGGTCACTGCGCTGGTTCGAAAGTATCAGTATGGAGATGCCATTGACACGGTAAGCAACCATGCCAAATTGGAGACATTTGTTTTACAATATGAGGAGACTGATTGGGCGTTTTTAAAACGCCTCGCTTCTCGCTTTGGTTCCGTACTTGTGCCAGAGGTAACCGCAGCTTCGCCCAAGGTTTTCTTCGGAATGCCGGAAGGCAAGCAGCATAAGATCGAGCGGGATGTATTTTATCGAGTACGGAAAACATTTCATGAGCTGGATGCGGAAAAGCCGGGAGAACGTGCTGGCTCGTATATCACCTATATGATCGAAAGCCTACAATACTATGCGCTGGGCGACCTCATCACGTTACCCATTGGACAAGGCAAAGAACTGGTCGTGGTTCGAGCAGTGACCACACTAACGGATGGCTTACTGCGCACCTGTTACGATCTTCAATCCGAACAAGATATCCGCTATGCCCGCTATGAAAATGATCAGGCTACTGGAATTTCGCTGACAGGAACAGTACTGAAGGTACAGCAGGATTTCGTACAGCTTCAACTAGACATTGACCCGAAGCAAGATCCTGCCAAAGCCTGCTGGTTTCCCATCGCCACCCGTTATGTCGCCGAAGAACACAGTGGCTGGTACGATATGCCTGAGGTCGGGGAACAGGTGGAATTGTATTTGCCTACCCATCGCGAACAAGATGCCTATGTCACGGATTCACTGCGACAACAACGCCACACCAATGGTCAGCCGAATGTGAAGGTATGGCAACATGTGCAAGGTAGCAGCGTAGAAATGTCTAAGCATGATCTGACCCTATCCACTTCCGGTGAATTTTCCATTACACTGCATGAAAGTAGCGGCATTACGATTGATAGTCCCGGGAATGTGCAGATTCAGGGTGGTCACGTGAAGCTTGATGCTGGGCAGAAACTTTCCCTCGAAGCTGGAACGGCGCTGTATTTAAAAGGCGGTGCCAGCAGCATGGTGCTGGATGGTGAGACAGATACCAAGGCTCCAGTGATTTATCAGGAAGGCACGGTGAAGGCACCTGTTTTCGTAGCTGACCTCCCTCCTGTTCCAGAACCGCCATTGATGAACATAAAGGCATATGAGGCGGCACAATCCGCAGCAGCAGCCAAGGCTTCATCCAGCAGCGCAGCTTCTGCACCTATTGCAAAGATTACGACTCCGGCGGCACAAAAACAGGCTGATGCTTTATTGGGTACAGTATCAAAACTGTTAGGCTCCATTCCAGTGATGGGAAAAGTGGCTGGTGTTGTAGCGGGAGCTTTAGGCGGACCTGCGGGAGGTATGATTCTGAGAGCAACTGCAGCGATCCCTGTTCGGAGCAAAGGAACCCCTACCGTTGGAGGAGCTAAAGGGAACGGTATTCATCCATTGAAACACTTGGCTGGTTTGGCCATGCAAGGGTTGATTAGTCTACACGAGCATGAGAAAGCTAAACAAGCCTATTATAGTAAATGGATTCTTGGGAAAGTGTTTACGAGCGCCCGTCATATAGCGCATTCCGGAGGCCCATTGGAACTAGTACAGAACCTGCTTAAAGAATCGAATGCCATGGTTCATGCGTATCAGCAGGTTCCGGAAGAAGTAAGAAAACGCTGGAGAGCCGATTACGACAGCCGCATGGCACAGCAACAGCCTAAACAACAAGTTGAGAAGCCTAAGTCTTGGTGGGATCGTTACCTGGAATATACGGGTAGTAGTGCGATGATAAAAAGTCAAATAGCAATGGAACAAGCACACACAGCACAATATGTGACTACAAAGTCGGCAGATAGCCTAACTGAAATAGGAACAGGAATTTATGAAGCTAATATGGAAAGGATCCAAAAACGCTACGATTCAGTTGGTGCATATTTGGATTACTTGTCGTACGGTATTCCTAAGGGAATCTATCAGGCTTATATGGAGCGTGCACGTAATCAGGGGAATTCTGGTAGCGATGCTATCAATTTCGCTACGTTCGGAATAACAGAGACTATACGTGGAGCGTTGACACCTAAAGATCCTTTGTCAGCAGAACATTGGTCCAACATTATTGGTCTAGTAGGGATTGTTGAGGGAACCGGTTCATTTTTAAAGCCGAAACCTACACTAAAATTGCCCGTTAAAGAACCTATTCATGCAGGTACTAAAATCAAAACAGAGCCACCCCAACTTCCAAACCTGAAGCTCAATAAAGGAAAAGAGATTGGGGGGACGGGTGATGTTATTAAAGCAGGTAGTGGGGCTACATTTGAAGGTAAAACAGGACGGGACTACAGTCGATTTGCGATTAATGACCCATCACCACCAAATGTTAAGAACGCAGAGGATTACTTTAAAATGACGAGAGATGGAGATGCAGTTGAACCTCATGAGTGGGGTCTTATATTCGATAAAAATGGTAACCCGATAAGTAAACTTATCACAGACTATCATCCAGGTAAGATTGATGTATCAAAATATAAAGTTTTGTCTAAAGATGGAGTATATACACATAACCATCCTAATAATGGTGTGTTTAGTTGGCAGGATTTAGAAACAGCAAGGGGCTTTGATATGGCAGAAATAAGAGCTACATTACCGAATGGAACAACACTTAGTATAGAACGGGGACCAAATGGTTGGAGTTGGGATAATATGGATACGCAAATAACTCTGAATAAAGC
- a CDS encoding type 1 glutamine amidotransferase family protein encodes MNSTVYLYVFDTMADWEIGYLTAELNSGRYYKKGLGPSKIVTVGMEKTPVTTMGGLTILPDIKLDECSIKSTDALILPGGNTWTETIHQPILKIAERCLEEGIWVAAICGATIGLAQAGLLNSRSHTSNDLEYLKMICPTYTGEKYYKMESAITDGKLITASGTAPLEFTVHVLKALGVFSSKTLEAWYSLNKTRASKHYYELMDSIQ; translated from the coding sequence ATGAATAGTACGGTATATCTTTATGTATTTGACACCATGGCAGACTGGGAAATCGGTTACTTAACTGCCGAACTGAACTCAGGAAGATATTATAAAAAAGGGCTGGGCCCATCCAAAATAGTTACCGTGGGAATGGAAAAGACTCCTGTCACTACCATGGGCGGATTGACAATCCTGCCTGACATCAAACTGGATGAGTGCAGCATTAAGAGCACAGATGCATTGATTTTACCTGGTGGAAATACATGGACAGAAACCATTCACCAACCCATCTTAAAAATCGCTGAGAGGTGTTTAGAGGAAGGTATATGGGTTGCTGCGATTTGTGGTGCTACCATCGGACTTGCCCAGGCAGGATTGCTGAATTCACGTTCGCATACAAGCAATGATCTGGAATACCTTAAAATGATCTGTCCCACCTATACGGGCGAAAAGTATTACAAAATGGAGTCTGCTATAACGGATGGAAAACTGATCACTGCATCTGGAACGGCTCCGTTGGAATTCACCGTACATGTTTTGAAAGCTTTGGGCGTGTTTTCTTCTAAAACATTAGAAGCCTGGTATAGTCTAAATAAGACTCGTGCATCCAAACATTACTATGAGTTGATGGATTCAATCCAATAA
- a CDS encoding pyridoxal phosphate-dependent decarboxylase family protein, translating into MMNQEPNQQLGEIIEQFIHSYMAENNNIRSQKVINTADEDTIAHLREIGFPKKGRPIKEVVNEMRKNVYPYQTFMQHPRFFALVPSPMSLYSWLGDIMTSAYNTHAGSWMLSSSASLLEGEVIRWMCDQAGYPDTAGGLFLSGGSLSNLTALAAARNAKLSEQEYALGTAYVSDQTHSSVAKGLRILGFRGDQIRKIPSDTNFRMDVSALEKKVMDDQAAGMKPFAIIATAGTTNTGSIDPLNEIADLCEKHNIWLHVDGAYGASILASSKYKSLLSGISRSDSITWDAHKWLMQTYSCSVVLAKENQQLRDCFSTHPEYLKDAETNEEHINYWDLGPELTRPARSLKLWVTLQALGTNAVSEVIEHGVQLAEWAEDEIKKHNHWEIVCPAQLAIVNFQYAPPGLSDQELDSLNKRISQEMVTNGYATVLTTQLNGKTVLRICAIHPDTTEHEIRNTIQLLSNIARSLNETKAFL; encoded by the coding sequence ATGATGAATCAAGAACCAAATCAGCAATTAGGTGAAATTATTGAGCAGTTCATACATTCATACATGGCAGAAAATAACAATATCCGCTCTCAAAAAGTAATCAACACTGCAGATGAGGATACCATAGCTCATTTACGGGAAATTGGTTTTCCCAAAAAAGGAAGACCGATAAAAGAAGTTGTCAATGAAATGAGGAAAAACGTCTATCCTTATCAAACGTTTATGCAACACCCTCGCTTTTTCGCATTGGTTCCTAGTCCAATGTCTCTTTACTCTTGGCTAGGAGATATCATGACCAGCGCTTATAATACCCACGCCGGAAGCTGGATGCTGAGTTCGAGCGCAAGCCTTCTAGAGGGGGAAGTAATCCGGTGGATGTGTGACCAAGCAGGATATCCCGATACGGCTGGAGGCTTATTTCTGTCCGGCGGATCGTTGTCCAATTTGACCGCTTTGGCAGCTGCACGCAATGCAAAGTTATCTGAGCAGGAATATGCCCTTGGAACTGCTTATGTTTCAGACCAAACTCATTCATCGGTCGCCAAAGGGTTACGCATTCTCGGATTCCGTGGTGATCAAATCAGAAAGATTCCAAGTGATACAAATTTTCGTATGGATGTTTCAGCCTTAGAAAAAAAAGTAATGGATGATCAGGCAGCTGGCATGAAGCCTTTTGCGATCATTGCCACGGCAGGCACAACCAATACAGGAAGCATTGACCCGCTAAACGAAATTGCTGACCTATGTGAAAAACATAATATTTGGTTACATGTGGATGGAGCTTACGGTGCGTCAATTTTGGCTTCTTCGAAATATAAGTCCCTTTTGAGCGGAATATCGCGTTCAGATAGCATTACTTGGGATGCACATAAATGGTTAATGCAGACCTATTCCTGTAGCGTAGTTTTAGCCAAAGAAAATCAACAGCTCAGAGACTGCTTCAGCACACATCCAGAATATTTGAAAGATGCTGAGACTAATGAAGAACATATTAATTATTGGGATCTGGGCCCTGAATTAACGCGGCCTGCTCGAAGTTTGAAACTATGGGTGACATTGCAAGCTTTAGGCACGAATGCTGTCAGTGAAGTTATAGAGCATGGAGTTCAACTCGCAGAATGGGCTGAAGATGAAATCAAAAAACATAATCATTGGGAAATTGTATGTCCCGCGCAATTAGCGATTGTTAATTTTCAATATGCACCACCTGGGCTATCCGACCAGGAATTAGATTCACTCAATAAAAGGATCTCCCAAGAAATGGTGACGAACGGGTACGCCACAGTGCTTACGACACAACTTAATGGAAAAACGGTTCTCCGAATCTGTGCAATTCACCCAGATACTACGGAACATGAAATCAGGAATACAATTCAGCTTTTATCGAATATAGCACGCTCATTGAATGAGACAAAAGCCTTTTTGTGA